One part of the Tachysurus vachellii isolate PV-2020 chromosome 6, HZAU_Pvac_v1, whole genome shotgun sequence genome encodes these proteins:
- the LOC132847699 gene encoding tapasin-like, with amino-acid sequence MRDISTIYKLSVIVFALIGGVFSSRCSVLECWFVQERPGGGGFSTRMTQEKSALYIRTDPDSEKIEHKPPSDVSSSRIYYVSDPASTFCNSALHPPEGTLNKPQCEINPFFPQASMVKWAAPLTASAQSPIYLSADWYSVAAQGLNGELTLANVMRAPSGSNEPSVILSVFSKTSIIRSRLGESVLLDCGFWVDPSSPLHGSGFAVEWRYQFRGEGRLIVAYDGMNDRFSETSVTDADLDIAGLFESRNASLVLKEAQVSHVGTYICTIYLPHLLAQVALELEVIEPPSLTVYPSSLPLSIPGQVLTVHCEASGFFPLSLDLEWEFTDAEGKKRSLGQGSVTGHRQASDKTYSQSSHLQLDSAKLGLGRGGEVSCVAKHQGGTRRATVTLNIIGVSAPSVEDSMAMVAVALVLYGVIKVFFWTFSSNGMSNEDSTDKKKK; translated from the exons ATGAGGGATATTTCCACCATCTATAAACTCTCTGTGATTGTTTTTGCTCTAATTGGTGGTG TGTTTAGTTCAAGATGCTCGGTGTTGGAGTGCTGGTTTGTTCAGGAGAGGCCGGGTGGTGGAGGTTTCTCAACAAGAATGACACAGGAGAAATCCGCACTGTACATCAGAACCGACCCTGACAGCGAGAAGATTGAACACAAACCTCCGTCAGACGTCAGTTCCTCCAGGATTTACTACGTGTCTG ATCCTGCGTCCACTTTCTGCAACTCTGCCCTCCATCCACCAGAGGGCACTTTGAACAAACCGCAGTGTGAGATAAACCCTTTCTTCCCTCAAGCCTCCATGGTCAAATGGGCCGCCCCCCTAACTGCCTCCGCACAAAGCCCCATCTACCTGAGTGCTGACTGGTATTCTGTAGCAGCACAAGGTCTTAACGGAGAACTAACGCTGGCCAACGTGATGCGGGCGCCGTCTGGGTCTAATGAGCCGAGCG TAATCCTCAGCGTCTTCAGTAAAACCTCCATCATCCGTTCCAGACTGGGAGAGTCTGTTCTTCTCGACTGTGGGTTCTGGGTCGACCCGTCTTCACCGCTGCATGGTTCTGGCTTCGCTGTAGAGTGGCGTTACCAGTTCCGCGGTGAAGGCAGGCTGATCGTAGCTTATGACGGAATGAACGACCGCTTTTCCGAGACGTCAGTGACGGACGCTGACTTGGACATCGCAGGTCTTTTTGAGAGCAGAAATGCATCACTGGTTCTGAAAGAGGCCCAAGTGAGCCATGTTGGAACGTACATCTGCACCATTTATCTCCCTCACCTTCTGGCTCAGGTGGCCTTAGAGCTAGAGGTTATTG AGCCTCCATCGCTGACGGTCTACCCCTCATCTCTGCCTCTGTCAATCCCGGGGCAGGTGCTGACGGTCCACTGCGAGGCCTCTGGTTTCTTTCCCCTGTCTCTGGACCTGGAGTGGGAGTTCACTGATGCTGAAGGGAAGAAGCGTTCGCTCGGTCAGGGCAGCGTGACGGGCCACAGGCAGGCCAGCGACAAGACCTACAGCCAGAGCTCTCACTTACAGCTCGACTCGGCTAAACTGGGACTCGGGCGAGGCGGAGAGGTCAGCTGTGTAGCCAAACACCAGGGAGGAACTCGACGGGCCACTGTGACTCTGAACATCATCG GTGTGAGCGCTCCGTCTGTGGAGGACTCCATGGCCATGGTCGCTGTGGCGCTTGTACTTTATGGTGTAATTAAAGTCTTTTTCTGGACTTTCAGCTCTAACG GAATGAGCAATGAAGACTCCACTGATAAG aagaaaaaataa
- the spcs3 gene encoding signal peptidase complex subunit 3, which yields MNTVLSRANSLFAFSLSVMAALTFGCFITTAFRDRSVPVNIHVSKVFIKNVNDFSGPRERSDLGFVTFDLTADLQQIFDWNVKELFLYLSAEYSTKSNALNQVVLWDKIVKRGEHTKLELKEMKSKYYFFDDGNGLRGNKNVTLTLSWNVVPNAGILPLVVGSGHISVPFPESYESTRSY from the exons ATGAATACGGTTTTATCGCGAGCGAACTCGTTGTTCGCGTTTTCTCTCAGTGTGATGGCGGCTCTCACCTTCGGCTGCTTCATCACAACGGCGTTCAGAGACAGGAGCGTCCCGGTCAATATCCACGTGTCAAAGGTGTTCAT AAAAAACGTGAACGACTTCTCAGGACCTAGAGAAAGGAGTGATTTGGGTTtcgtgacctttgaccttacTGCTG ATCTGCAGCAGATATTCGACTGGAACGTGAAGGAGCTCTTCCTCTATCTGTCTGCTGAATATTCAACCAAAAGCAAT GCACTGAACCAGGTGGTCCTATGGGACAAGATCGTTAAGAGAGGAGAACACACCAAACTAGAACTGAAGGAAATGAAGTCCAAATACTATTTCTTTGATGATGGAAATGGACTGAG GGGGAATAAAAACGTGACTCTGACTCTCTCCTGGAACGTGGTGCCGAACGCCGGGATCTTGCCGCTGGTCGTGGGCTCGGGTCACATCTCGGTGCCGTTCCCCGAATCGTACGAAAGCACCAGGAGCTACTGA
- the LOC132847700 gene encoding uncharacterized protein LOC132847700, with product MKQLYTVPFERNSERVKELRRQYVQRVMELKANQAPHEFIYIDEAGFNLSKRRRRGRNIIGKRATVDVPGQRGANITMCAAMANAGLLLHRCQVGPYNTERLLAFLNDLHQRLVPEQDQEGENMRTFVITWDNVAFHHSQAITAWFEVHPRLVSLFLPPYSPFLNQFFSAWRWKVYDHQPHDQMSLLEAMDAGCRDITVQDWQGWIRHTKRFYPRCIALDDIRCDVDENMWPNHEDRRD from the exons ATGAAGCAGCTCTACACTGTTCCCTTTGAGAggaacagtgagagagtcaAGGAGCTACGACGACAATATGTCCag agagttATGGAATTGAAGGCCAACCAGGCCCctcatgaattcatttacatagatgAGGCAGGATTCAATTTATCCAAAAGGCGTCGACGTGGACGaaatataattggaaaaagGGCCACAGTTGATGTGCCAGGACAGAGAGGGGCAAACATTACCATGTGTGCAGCAATGGCAAATGCAGGATTACTCCTTCACAGATGTCAGGTTGGACCCTATAATACCGAGCGCCTCCTTGCCTTTCTCAATGATCTCCACCAGCGCCTGGTACCAGAGCAGGATCAGGAGGGTGAAAACATGAGGACCTTTGTAATTACCTGGGACAATGTTGCTTTCCATCATTCGCAAGCAATAACAGCATGGTTTGAAGTCCACCCAAGACTGGTAAGTCTCTTCCTTCCACCCTATTCACCTTTCCTCAACCAGTTCTTTtctgcatggaggtggaaggtttaTGACCATCAGCCACATGACCAGATGTCCCTCCTTGAAGCCATGGATGCTGGCTGCAGGGACATCACAGTTCAAGATTGGCAAGGGTGGATCCGACATACCAAGCGGTTTTATCCCAGATGCATCGCCTTGGATGATATCAGATGTGATGTTGACGAAAACATGTGGCCGAACCATGAAGATCGCAGGGATTAG